AAGGGTTTTTATCCAAAGAAATTTCGCGTGACGAACTGCTGAAAGCCATCCAAACCGTATATCATGGCGGTGAGTATTTCGATAAAAAGGTGAGTCATGCGATCTTAAAGGAATATGTCGAGCAAAAGGCCGGAAAAAAACCTTCCAAACCCGAAGAACAGATTCTTTCAGCCCGCGAAAAAGAAATCATCCGGCTGGTAGCCGAAAGCTATTCCAACGGTGAAATTGCCGAAAAACTAAAAATCAGCGTACGGACAGTCAATGCCCACAAAAACAACATCATGCGCAAACTAAAATTAAAAAGCACGGTGGACATCGTAAAATATGCGCTAATGAATAAAATGATCAAGCTGTAAGAAAACCGCATCCTCCCGGCCATATCCAACCAACTATTCCTGTGCAACGATAGGTATTTTACCTATCCCATACAATTTTTACCTATTGTTAAATTACGCATTTTCTCTATTGACTTTCAATAGATTAAACTTGATTTTTGCATCAAAAAGGAAAACGGTTTACGATGAAAAAATTTTTCGCATTACTCTTTTTGATTTCATTTTTATTCATTCCCTTTCAGAAACTGGTCGCCCAGGAGGGGCACGATATCTCATCTTCCAAAAGCCGGTCAAAGGTTTTATTAGGTGCCGATTTGGTAAGCCGTTATATTTGGCGCGGCATGCAGTTTGGCGGCAACAGTCCAAGCATTCAGCCGTATTTTACTTATCAGATAGGGGGCTTTGAAGCCGGCGTGTGGGGGGCTTTTTCCATCTCGGGAAGCAATCATTCTGAAGAAGTGGATTTGCATGTGAGCCAAT
The sequence above is drawn from the Candidatus Sulfidibacterium hydrothermale genome and encodes:
- a CDS encoding response regulator, producing the protein MKKIRIILADDHQLFREGLEALLKSHAELKILASVKDGETLFEAIEQFHPDVVLSDISMPGKTGIEVCTEITQTFPEVKFIMLSMYNNEVFFVNSLKAGAKGFLSKEISRDELLKAIQTVYHGGEYFDKKVSHAILKEYVEQKAGKKPSKPEEQILSAREKEIIRLVAESYSNGEIAEKLKISVRTVNAHKNNIMRKLKLKSTVDIVKYALMNKMIKL